The genomic stretch GACGCCGAGACGCTCGCCGCCGCCGTCGCGTTCGGCCATCTCGTCGGCAACAAACACTGGGACCTCGCGGTCGACGACGGCGAGGTGTACGTTCGCGTCGGCGCGGACGGCCACCGCGTCGAAGAGGAACTGGACGCCGAGTTGCTCGACGGCGCGACGCTCCGGCGCGAGCAAGTCGACCCGACGCTGTTCGACGAGAGTCCGGGGGACCACGAGCATACGCACGGCGGTGAAGGACACGGCCACAGCCACGACCACGGCGGTGGAACGCACGACCACGACCACGGAGACGCGGGCCACAGCCACCCCGTCTCGCGCCCGAGGGAGGGCCGTGATGACTGACTCGGATCCGCTCGCGACGGTGACGGCCTTCCAGTTGGCCGACTCCTTCCTCCCGGTTGGGACCTACACCGCCTCCTACGGTCTCGAACAGTTCGTCGCCAGCGACGCCGTCGACGACGTCGAGAGCCTCCAGACCGTCCTCGAAGACTACCTCCGTCACCAGATCGGGCCGTGCGACACGGTCGTCCTCGCCCGCGCCTACGACGCAGCGAGCGAGGGGGACCTCGACGGCGTGGTCGCCACTGACCGCCGACAGGAGGCGGTGACGCTCACCGCGGAGTTCCGCGAGAGTTCGACGAAGTCCGGCGGCCAACTACTCTCGTTGCTGGCCGAGACGGAGGACGACGAGTTCCTGGCGGCGTACCACTCGCGCGTCGCCGACGGCGACGCGCCGGGCAACTACGCCGCGGCCTTCGGAGCCGTCGCAGCAAGTCAAGGAATTCCCCGCGAGACGGCCTGTCTCGCGCAGGGATACGGTTTCGTCGTCGGCCTGCTCGGGGCGGCCCAGCGGCTGATGCGGATCGGCCACACCGACACCCAGCGGGTGCTGGCCGGGCTGAAGCCCGTCGTCACCGAGATTGTCGCCGACCACGAGACGCGGCCGCTCGACGAGATCCAGTCGTTCGCGCCGATGGTCGAGTTGGCGTCGATGGAACACGAGCGCGCCGA from Halogranum gelatinilyticum encodes the following:
- a CDS encoding urease accessory protein UreE — protein: MLVADGVRGNVHEDDALHDAYHDHEDAGTLERVVVDRTTRRRSRFRTTTESGTDLGVVVGTGELTPGDVLAVDSERLFVVEFEREDAVVVELPESEGDAETLAAAVAFGHLVGNKHWDLAVDDGEVYVRVGADGHRVEEELDAELLDGATLRREQVDPTLFDESPGDHEHTHGGEGHGHSHDHGGGTHDHDHGDAGHSHPVSRPREGRDD
- a CDS encoding urease accessory protein UreF is translated as MTDSDPLATVTAFQLADSFLPVGTYTASYGLEQFVASDAVDDVESLQTVLEDYLRHQIGPCDTVVLARAYDAASEGDLDGVVATDRRQEAVTLTAEFRESSTKSGGQLLSLLAETEDDEFLAAYHSRVADGDAPGNYAAAFGAVAASQGIPRETACLAQGYGFVVGLLGAAQRLMRIGHTDTQRVLAGLKPVVTEIVADHETRPLDEIQSFAPMVELASMEHERAERRLFVS